Part of the Ornithodoros turicata isolate Travis chromosome 6, ASM3712646v1, whole genome shotgun sequence genome, ctgggaaaatccctgggtGGACCATAGTTGAAGTCCCTTGCTTTAGTGATGTTATTAATGGAATAAGAGTAATCCAGGTACTTCAGACGGCGCCACTCCATGTTCCATTAACTTTTTTCCAGCACAGTGCAGAGGTTGGTACCGGTCGCGTCTGTTGATCTACTAGTACTTACCACGACTTCTAACGCTCGTGGTACTGAGTTAGATAATTTCGAAACATATATGGTCGACTGTATAGAGACAGGAACCTGTAAAGGAGCTTGTATTATATGCCCAGCCCCAACGTACAACCTAAAGGCAGAAACGCAGACCACATTGTCGACACAGTATATTATTTACAACAGTGGGTGCAACGCAAAATAACACTGGTGGACAGGGATCAGCGAGTGAAACCGCGTCTAAAACTTCGAAACTTAACAGCATTGGAGAGATCCATCAATTTGACTACTTGCACACGATCACACAGTCAGTGTCTATAACTGTTTCACAGAATACGGAGCTGGTTCACAATGCGCCGAACGAACTTGCCTATGGTGAGCGGTGACTTTGCACGGCTCGAACTCAGTCTGGAAATAGCACGACATCATCCGGGCATCTTCAATGTCGATGTACTCATGTTTGACTCGCTCTTCGTACACTGCTCGATGGTGGTTGTAAATATTTGGGATAGGGTACTGCACGTAGCCACCTTCTTCGTATAAGCAAGACGGCGTTCCCTGCTGTGCTGCGCAGTTGCTCCTGCTATTTGACGTCGAACTTTCTGAAGCCCCGTAGTCTTGCAAGATATTATCGATAGCTGCGAAGAATCGTTGCGAGATATCAGGGTCGTCCAAGGAAGTGAGTACGTAATCTTCTTCTGAATGCGTCTGCGATTTTGTCGTGTCATCTTTGCGCTCTGTCGTCGTGAACGCGTTCGCGTGctccagtgtcgtctgcttgttAAAGAAACGGCACTGACTCGTGCCATCTTCGTAACTGCACGAACTATCCGTTTCCTGGTAGACGTCTGCTTTGACTTGGCAGTTGGTGTAATTCTGGGAACCATAGCAGCAGGACATTTCGTAAGTGTTTTTACTTTCGTTCGACGGCGTATCGCTCAGCGACGTCTCGCTGTTTGTGTCTACCGAAAGGATTTTGTCTATGATGTGGAACACCGAGTCCGCATGCATTTCGATCGCAGACGACATCATGTTCGCCATACTGGAAGGGTCGGCGGCTTGACTGTAGTCTTGGCAAGGCGGGGAAGAATAGCTAGGCGATGTGCCGAAGGAAGATGATGAAAACTGCGAAGGAGACTCGCATGTGTGCTTCAGAATGGACGTAGTTGTAGTGGTCGGTAAAGCTGGACTTCGCCGGCACAAGCACTCGAAGGGTGGACACGAACAGTGGACGTCGTCTGCAATGAGAAGATGGTAAGTTTTTAGTCGCTCGCAGTATGTGGTTGGGGTCGAATGGTTTATAACGTGTTGGGGGTAAGTTTCAAGTGCTGAATTTTAGACGGCAAAGTCGTGTTTCCTAAGTGTACAGGTATTATTGTCGGTCTGATGCAGCCCACGTTCAGGGGCTGCATGTGAAAAAA contains:
- the LOC135398981 gene encoding uncharacterized protein LOC135398981, with the translated sequence MVQAANMGKGAQTDWDINDNNVPKVTEFDEYQEWADGHCRFVYRPDCEEARRHASGWAMRNTNNHNVHILKKSCLGVLVCSLRCSLDSGDTVHLRPAICDKARKKQQGKPCPNRRCSGRLEVQACRGHCGYPVTHFWRHTEWAVFFQAKGVHDHPQPEPKATAEARRSLRAASTKRALTSPVPPTSLRTLIKESTGNPFQIPHGLTSGSFKNCSWSQQGTVELEYLVKVPRVDHCPLQPRREDDVHCSCPPFECLCRRSPALPTTTTTSILKHTCESPSQFSSSSFGTSPSYSSPPCQDYSQAADPSSMANMMSSAIEMHADSVFHIIDKILSVDTNSETSLSDTPSNESKNTYEMSCCYGSQNYTNCQVKADVYQETDSSCSYEDGTSQCRFFNKQTTLEHANAFTTTERKDDTTKSQTHSEEDYVLTSLDDPDISQRFFAAIDNILQDYGASESSTSNSRSNCAAQQGTPSCLYEEGGYVQYPIPNIYNHHRAVYEERVKHEYIDIEDARMMSCYFQTEFEPCKVTAHHRQVRSAHCEPAPYSVKQL